The following nucleotide sequence is from Triticum dicoccoides isolate Atlit2015 ecotype Zavitan chromosome 7B, WEW_v2.0, whole genome shotgun sequence.
aaatgtattatttaaaaaaattagccAATTTCAACAcgttccctccgtttctttttagtctgcatataaaattTGGTCTAAGTCAAACTTGatcaactttgactaagtttatagaaaaaatatcaagattcacaatatgaGATCGATattattagatgcatcatgaaattttattttCATACCATATAACTTTAGCattatagatgttaatatttttttctataaagttggtcgaactttacaaagtttgactatgACCAAATCGTATATGAAGACTAAAAAACAAAGGGAGTACAAGATTAGAGATGATAGGGATCAGTAGATAGAGTAGTTCTCGATATATAGTGTCAATCTTGGGGCTGATCCCCTAGAGGATGGACAGAGCCAAGTTTTGCGTCAACAACGGGTCCTCAACGCGATTTTGGTTGGACCACTGGTTTGGCACGGAACCCTTGTGGAAAAGTCATTCCTTAGCCTACCAGCTAGCTACTAACGTTGATATCCTAGTGGCAGACGTGCTGCGCACCAATCCGCCTGCGGTCTCCTTCAAAAGACCCCTTCTTGCTATTGAACGAGCTTGTTGGGACGGGCTCGTTGCTGACATGGAGGGAGTGACCCTCCGCCCTGAGGCCGACTCGTTTTCCTGGGCTCTCTCGCGATCGGGGATGTTTACCGTCCAATCCTTGTACAACACACTGACCGAGGGACCGGCCCTGCACATAGCTAGGGGGCTATGGAAAGCTTCCATTCCCCTTAAAGATCAAAATCTTCTTGTGGCAGATGTTTCGCGATCGCCTGCCCTCCTCCAATAATATCGCTCGAAGGAATGGGCCCTCCAACGGCTCTTGCGTGCTATGTGGACACCATGAAGATGCCAATCACATATTCTTCAACTGTCACCTCGCTCGCTTTGCTTGGAGTGCGGTTAGGGAGGCGTTCGGTCAGAACTGAAATCCCCGCTCTGCCTCGGACCTGCGCGTTATGCTAGGCGCTCATAGGGGTGGTTTCGGCCGTGTCTTATGGAGATGCGTGGGAGCTATGCTTTGGTCTATTTGGACCACTCGCAATAAGATGACTATCGAGCATAAATTTCCTTCTCACCCGGCTGACATTATTTTCAAATGTCACTTATTTCTACAGACTTGGACGCCGTTGGGGAAACGGCGTGATGCGGATCGGATGACGGAGGCTATGGAGCGGATTCGGTTGATCCAGATTGATGCCCGTCACTAGCCTGTCGTTGTTTCTGACCTTTTGGACCGGCCTGTTGCATTATGTTGCTCCTCATTTCCTTGCAGGCTTCGGCTGGTAGCATGTATCGTACCTTGGCTGCGGCTGTTCTTTTTTTGTTGTTATGTGTTGAACCTGTTGGATCCTGCCTTATggaggctttattaatttaaagccgaacGTTTTTggcgtcttcgttctaaaaaagAGTGCAGTCTGAATGATTCGCCAGTTGCGGAGCCGGTGTCGCCTGATTTTAATCGACTTCACCAGCAGTGAGGGCACTAGGCAGCGGCCGCCGGCGGCGCTAATCTCCTAAGGTCACAAGTTAATCATGCTGGGGTTGGCTTGATTTAGGGTAACGACAGGGATCAAGTACTAGTCTACGGCCATGAGTGGGCTTTTGTATGGGCCTTTTTCCCAGATTTTTTCATAATCTCCGCTTGGGGGTTAATTGGGGCCTCCACAGCGGGAGGTCCTATTGGGCGCCTTCTGCGCCGGTTAAGGTTCCTGGCGCCCGCGCGCATCGCCTAGCGGGCCGGCCCAACAACCTCGCCAAAAATCGAACGCGGTAGAAAAACACTTGCGGGATGTGGGATTCGAACCAACGCGCCTAGGTACATAGGTGAAAGAAACGGCGGAGTAACTACTGCACCAGGACCGCCTACATGTTCATGATCCAAAAACAAACTTATTTAATACTTCTTCTAGTACAACATGAACATAAATTCTGTACCATAAAAATCATTTCGGAAAAGGAAAATCATAGTTTTGTAATaaaagttcaattttaaaaaacgttggaattcaaaaaagttcatcaaatttaaagAAAAGCACGAATTAGAGAAAAAGTTAATCAATTCTGAAAAAAGTTCGTCGAATttgaaaaaatagttcatcaattctGAATatagttcacaaattttaaaaaagttcatcgattttgaaaaaaagttcaccaaattctAGAAATAGTTTATcagatttgagaaaagttcatagaattggaaaaaagttcattgaaatggaaaaaagttcatcatattcaaaaaaaacttcatggaatttcaaaaaagttcatcgaattgaaaATAAGTTCATGCATTTTGAAAAATAAAATAAGTTCATatgtttgaaggaaacattcgcgaaTTGCAAAAAGGAAAAAGGGACAGAGAAAAAAGAAACGAAAGGAGAAAATATGtaaaagaagaaaagagaagaaacatTTATCTGAACGCAAGAAGGTGTGGTTGCCGAGTGGTTAGTGCCCCTCAGAGGAAACTTGAAGTTGTAGGAACGAATCCCAGCGTAGACACTTTTTTGCACAGTATAGAAAACAGACGAAAAGAAATGAAAACGGGCCGGCCCATCTCGCGTGCgcctgcaggcgccggtttgcagAAACAACTATAACCGGCGCCCTCCACAGCCTAGTCGCTAATTACACGACGCTTCTGAATAAATCATCAATTGTTAGGGGGTCAGGCCCTGCTCGCCCCGGGCCTCCGCCACTGGGAGATGATATCACGTGCTATATTCAATCTTGGCTGACGGTCGCTAATAAGATAAGTCCTTAGTGTTCTTTCgttcagccggttgtggctttgcgTTGTTTATTTTTTATTTCGCTTCTTTTGTGAGTAGTACTTTACATATCAGACTATTTGTTTTGTTGAACTTGCTTTAATAAAATAGTTGCATGCATCTTTTCGATACAAAAGCCGGGGATGACCtccttttcagaaaaaaaaaacacCTCTTCCCTACGAAAGAAAGAAAAGGTTTTACATCTCATTCTTATGTGGAAAGTATTGAAAAGAAGCTACTCGATCGATCTCATTCTCATCTGGAAAGTAGGTTCTTctcaacaacaaaaaaatactggaAAGTAGGTTTCTCTTACGAAATCCAAAACGGTTATATACAGATTAAGATTACAATGATCACGCCGTCAAGGAATATCCCAGATCAGATCAAAACCAACGAAGTGGGTGGGTGCTTCTGCGTCGAGCTATCGAGCACGCCATGGCCCGCCATGAGAGCACCGGCCCCTGGGGCCTAGACCTGTTCGAGGCCATCGCCATCTTCGTCGCCGGGATCGGCATGGCCGCGCTGGCCGTAGACGGCTACCGGAGGAACCCCAGCGTCGTCATCATCCTCCTAGGTGGTGCCCCCACCATCGTATTCTTCGCGATCGCTGCACGCGTGTGCACAGCTGCCCTTCGCAAAAGGAGAGACGCCGAGGGTGCCGGCGGCGACGACGGTGGCGACGTGGAAAGGGGATTGAATACCGTTGCCGGCCGTCAGCGCGAGCCCGTCGTCAGCCGTTTGCCGCCAAGCGCGCTTGCCCAACTCCACGCCATGTACGCGGAACGGGCACGCTCAGCTCAGGGCACCGATGACCTTGAGGAATGCGTTGTCTGCCTCGGCGAAGTGGGGAAAGGAGAGGAAACGAGGCGGCTGCCGGTGTGCCGGCACGTGTTCCACAGGCAATGCGTCGAGCGGTGGCTGATGGAGCGCTCGACGTGCCCGGTATGCCGGCGCATCGTGCTCCGCGAGTCCCCGAACACATGACGCTTTGCTTGAACTGTTTTGTGGATAACAgttggaacactttgtgtgttgcTTTCCTTGGGATGGTGAACTTGTATGAGAATCTCAAATTCTACCCGGTCGCTGTCGAGAGACCAGCGAATCAGGCACCACATGCAGTTCTGAGAGAAGATTTTGAAACAATCAATACATTTGTTTAGGGTGTTCCTCATGCATCCTGGCTAAGTTAATTTTTGCTGCAGTCTATTTTTCAGATTTAATTACTTAGTGCATCTCTAACGCCGACCCTTAAACGACCCGCGGACGTTCGGACCGCGTGGTCCTGATGTGTTTTGCCAGgcctgcatcagtccattcggcggTACAAACACACTTCTCCAACAAACGGAAGATAAATTGGAGGGTTTTCGGGAGCGTCCGAATCGCTGCAACGTCCACGTCTGACTAACCTGCCCACCAAAAACCCCTTTCCTGCGCCCACTCGCGTTTACTTCGAAGCCagttgcccgcattcatgtcggccCAAGGCAGAAGCGACCGCTCACTggagccggcattgaagcggcttgCCGCCCGCTGATCGCCGCCTTCTCTCTGCATTGAAACATCCATGCCGGCGGAGGCCACCCTGTAAATCCTCTGTGATCAATGTCGGCAACACGTCAGGCAGGAGGGGAAAGAAGCCATGCAGGCAAAGGCCGGCACGTCCGCAACCACCGCGGGCACCGAGGAAAAGTAGATCATGAGAGGCCGCCGCCACTCGGGTCCCACGAAGGCCACCGCCACCACGTGGCCGGGTTACACAGCCGGCATTTTACCTGGTGAGCGGGGGCGTAGACCACAACAACCGTCTTCCCCTGCCCAAAAACCAACCTTGATTCGTGCTTCACGGAAGCGGAGGGAGGGTACTCTCACCCTCTCGCTGAAGCATACCCCTCTAGGGCATCCGGCAGTCCGAGAGGACTGCCAGACATGAGGAAGACATGTCGTGGGAGTGGCGATCCGGCACAACTGGCTGTAGACTAGTTTTATCGTAGCGCGATATAGTTTGGTTAAAATATGCCGGAAATGTAAATGTTTTCGCCGGTTTGTATAAAAATCATCTGGTTTTCATGTAATTTGTCTGGTTAGTTTAATGAGTGTTTGAAATGTATGCAAATAGTGTTGGACGGCCGGTTTCCACATCCATATTCGTGGATTGGTCCTTTGTCCACGAACGGATGCGGAAGAAAATTTATGAGTCAACATAGATCGTAGATACCTTTATAAGTTTGTGCTTTTTACTGGAAATGTTTCCAGTATTATATGGAGGGCTTAGAGCGTGAGTAAGGAAAAAAGCAGCTCGAAGCTTCTAGCTAGCCGCTTGATCCCGTGGATGCATGTGTTGAGTATCAATGCATGCCTTGCTCACCGTTCCGATTTCGTACGTTGTCCAGTGTGGGTTTTCCATACTCATGTAGCTACACCTTCTATGTAGGTCGTTCAGTTTGCATCAAGATCTGTGTTATTTTATATAGAAATTTCCTTTTTATGTTCCTTTCAAACAAGAGAATATTTGACCTTGAAACTTTGCTGGTCAAAAATATACAAGTATCATTCATTGTACAAAATGTTTTTTTAAGAAATCAAATTTCAAATTTTGAATGAGTTGCCCCattttttaaaatttctattgCGCCAAAAATCCAAAAATTCTTCACATCAAAGTACTTGTATGATGTTGATCTGCAAAGTTTCAAGTTGAAATATACTTTTATTTGGAAGAAATAAAAAATAGAAGTGAACTTCGGTGCAAAAATGAACGATGAAGATAGAAGGTGCAGCCATACCGGAGTAGAATCGCAACTTTCCCCATATTAGCCTGTTCGGATCCAGTCCACTCCATCAAATTCTCGGCTCCACGGCTCCTCGTGACAAATCAGGAGCAGGCAACTTGTTCGGCAACCAACTCCACTCCGTACTCTGGATTACTGGCTCCCCACCACACATCAATCTTAGCATGTGTTCAAATATGACACTGATCAGTACAAGCATGTGTTCACTTGTGCCAATGATGCACAAAAATGCACTAAAATGATGAGTTTACAGCAAATAATGCAGAAATTTCACACATAATTTCTTTGTGCAAACTTTCACACATAATGAAATGTATCGCACAAGAGCACTTCAGCATGAGTTTGCTGAAATTACATGATTTTAGCAACATAAATAAATAGGATTTTTAGATGACAAACACAAATAAAAGACACATAAATACATGTATTTTTAAACATCAATCTAGTTGTAGTGAAGGATCAAGCGAGGGTTCCATGGTCAGGGGAGGACAGGGAGTCGCACGGGAGACAAAAAAGGATCGAGCGAACCGATATGTATTGCAGGGAGCGGCACGCGGAGTTTGGTTTTAGCGACTCTGTAAATTGAGCTACAGTTTTCTCCGCTCCGCTCTCCGTACTCCGCAGAGTCGTAGCGTTCGGCACCGCTCCGTCCGCTCCTGGAGCAGAGCTGGGGAGCGAAGTCGTTCCGAACAGGACCTTGGTGTGTATTAGCCTTGCTTCAGAATAGCGATATACTAACAATACTATTCATCCATACCAATTAAAATAAAGTTCTAACTTTTATGCTAAGTCAAACCTCTTTACAATTTTTTGTTACCGATTTTGTTTTGGTCCATGTTGCTATATCGATGCACTCCAAAATACTGCAACTGCAACTTCTTTTCTAACAAAACAACCCACTTTCTTACCTTGAAAGAACAATTACATTGTCAATAAGAAAGGAATAATCATCCAATCAAGCACTACAACAGGAGAATCGAGCCAACCTATAGCTAACTCATGAACAGCCATGTTTGCTTGCCTATTACAGTGTATGAAGCCAGTGAAGCCAGTAAGATGGAAAACACAAACAACGTGGTAATCATCAAAAAACTGTCATCACTGCTTCTGCTGACCTTCCACCATTCTTCATGATTTGAATGACATCAAGGTTGTCTGAACTAATAGCAAATCGATTACAACCCGCCGTTTGCGCTAGGTTGCGCCAGGTTCAGGTCAGTGCCAAAGCTTCTGGAGTGAGCATAACTCTGTACGGATTGAAGCTTACAGACCCCTCCCTGCGGTCTCCCTAATCTTTCTCCCCTGTTTCTTATTGTGGCCCTCTCCTCACCGTGATTTTTGTTCAACCAAATATTGACACGTCTAATTGCTAAATCTGACCGTTTCTTTGCGATACTCTCGTGCATGAGAGATCCTGACCATCTAATTGAAAGCAATGGATGAGATTTATCAACTGCATGGTCTTACCTTCCTAACAGCAACTGCAGAGATTCTCCTCCCTTGTTATCATCGAAAAATAATTCAGCACGCTGCAAATTGTCTCTTGCCTGACCAACAGGATTACGCCACACACACACGTGTTGATAACGAACGGTACgtgcatgctgcggtaattttgctTGATCCAAAGTATGAGCACGTAAACTCCAAGATGGCCAGCTCGTCGACATCGATGAGCTCTTGTAGTCAGACGACACACGCCGCGTGAAAAGACAACCCAGTCAGACAAGACACCAGCACACACCTACTATAGGATTCTGAGGAAGCCCGTAGACCTACCTAGCTCAAACTTCAAACCGATAGCATTGGAACCGGCGTGATCCATCGCCGGCATGCCGCTCAAGCTCGCGCTCACCGTCGTTGCTCCGGTGGGCTTGACGTGCTGCATACTGAAACTCGCCGGCGTCCCCTGGCCAATCATCATCCGCATCGCCGGCGTCCTGCTCGCCTTCCTCTTCATCGCGGCGTTGTGCCAGCGCGCGCAGGCCCGCGCTAGGTCGCAACGCCAGCTCCTGCAAGATCCAGATGCGGGTCAGTCGTCCATGGCCGCGCTTCCGCGCGAACCGGCCGTCGGCCTAGGCCGGGCGGCGCTCGCCGGCCTGCCCGTGTACAAGTACGAGAAACTGAGGTGCGGCGGTGGAGAGGGGCACGAGTGCGCGGTGTGCCTCGCCGAGGTCAAGCCCAAGGAGGTGGTGAAGCAGCTGCCGGCGTGCACGCACCTCTTCCATGACCGGTGCATCGACGAGTGGCTCTGGTCTCACAGGACGTGCCCCGTCTGCCGGTCTCCGGTCGATGCCTCCACCGTGCCGGCCGTGGAAGTTGCCGCCCGTGCTATGCAATCTGTTTAGGGCTTCCTTCATTTACACGAAAATTCATAGGAGTTTTAGAGGATTGGATCGGATTGTTAAGAAATTGCCGTATATTCATCACTCGTAAGATTGGAAATATTAGGTGTTCCTTTTGACCCAATTGCACTCTATTTTTTGGAGAAAATTTCCATCAACTAAAATCTCTAACGGCATCTCCAACTCTGATTTGCAAATTTGCTCTCGCATCTAACCACGGATATGGGACCGGTCACACCGAGTTAATTGTCTGGAAATACCATACTTGAGCACGTCATAACTAAGCAGTACCATTAGTCTTTTTTTGCATGTCTGTACCATTTCTGTGGCTAATCGTTGCAAAACGGTCTAAGACCCATATAACACAGTATTGACGTTGTATCTGACCCCGCAGCCCCACGTGTCAGGTACTGACGTGGCAATGTTCTTTTACGATTAGACCCTCGGGTTTTATTTAATCATGCAAATATCCTTGTCTGCCGAGAACAACGATCCcgccagaaaaagaaaaacgaaattATGCAAATAGCCTTTTCCGCTTCTTTTTGTATATATGTTTCTTTTCTGatttcttttatctttttttaGTTTTGGGTATTCTCAACGTATCGCATATTGAAAAAAAGTATACAAcacattgtatattaaaaaatgttcaatatatATACGATGAACCTGTTTATAATACGAAAATATTTCATCATATATCTAAATAAGACCaattgtatattaaaaaatgttcagtaTATATTTAAAAATAACTGTTCATCACATGTTGTACGATGATGTTCAGTGAACGTTTTTGTAATACCAAAAAGTTCAACATATATTTAAATAAGATCAATTGTATATTAAAATATCTTTAGTATATATTTATATACAACTGCTCATCGTATGTTGTATGGTAATGTTCAGTGTGTATTCACAAAAGTATCGCATACTGAAAAGCCCACTGAAATTTTTTAAAAATGTTGACAATATTGAAAAAGTGTCCTACACATATTATACAATCATGGTGTTATGAATCTACGAAAAAGGGCCCTACATATATTGTATATTATATAATTATACAATATATATGCAGTGACTATAATTTTTTGAATAATATGCAGTATAATTTTTGTATGCGGTATATTTATAATTATAGTCACTGCCAATAATATGTATAATTTTTCAATAGTATGCAGTGACTGTGAACTATACCTTTTCAGACACTGTGTATTTACAAtatatattgtactccctccgttctcaaatatttgtctttctagagatttcaacaagtgactacatatgaagcaaaatgagtgaatctaaactcaaaaatatgtctatatacattcgcatgttatagtccatttgaaatgtctagaaagacaaatatttggaaacATAGGAAGTATTATATAATACAACATCATTTTTTCGATATACGATACGCACACTGCATACGGCCctaagaataccaagatctgaaaaaaGATAAAAGAAATCTTAAAAAGAACATATACCAAAAATTGGAACAGTCAAAAAGGCTAGAACATGTCCATTTGTTTAGTATAAATACGGGTGTGCCTAGAGTGTGGCGTTTTGGCACATGGGAGCAGGTTTTAAAAATGTATTTTAAACATATTTTCAAATGTCAAAGAAATCTAAACAAAAATTTAGCATGAACATCTTGATATTGCACATGCTcacaaagttgtttcgtggagaaaCGACAAGTTATGTGTCGCGTGTAAAAAAGACAAAATCCTGTGTTAAAAAATGCTTTTCACAAGACATAtttttgtcttttttacacaagccacaaaaaacgtcggTTTTCTTCAAAATTTGACGTGCACGTATATAATGTCGAAATGTATGCGCGAAatttttgtttgaaattttttcacactTCGATATATTTTTTCCGGTGGCAGGAGCGCACGCTCCCAGGGAGCACCAACGGATTTCCGGTGTGCCTGTAGCATGAATGAAACGATGCAGTGGCGTTGGTCATTGCGCGTACACCGCGAGCAAACACGTCTCGTGTTTGAATCCCCGCCGGCGGCGCACGCGTTTTTTTCTTCTGGCGAGATCCTTTTTGTCGGCAGGCAAGGGGGTATTTGCGTGATTAAATAAACGCACGCGTGTTTTTCATGTATTTTTTTCTGGCGGGATCCTTCTGTTGACAGACATGGTGTATTTGTGTGATTAAATAAAAACTAAGGgtcttttttgcaaaagaatatgTACGTCAACCCCTGACAGGTGGGCTCATGTggtcagatacactgtcaatacACTGTTATACGCGGTTTAGACCGTTTTACAACAACTAGCCCAGAGATGGTACTGACGTGCAAAAAAATGACTAGTGGTACTGATTCGTTACGACGTATACAAGTGTGATACTTCGTGCAATTAACTCAAATTATCCATACATAGCATGCAAATAAGTCTAGTACAACAATAGTTCAAATTAAACGAGATTAACCATATGTTCAATAAGATTTTCATGAACGGATCATGTAGTCCCACACACACCATCCCTTCAGCTTCATCCAACAGTGTATGTACCTAAATGGTCATCCCACTGTCCTGTGTTACATCACGACATCGCGTACGGGCTATAATGTGTAGAGTAACATTGAGTGAATGAATGATTCAATCGACAAGTTgagcaagaagaagcaaaacttaCAATCTCCTTCGCTCCGGCGTGCAATGGCCACCTTGCCTTCAGCCGATCAACCGTGTCACAGAAGTTAGTGACGGTGGTCTGAATGGCGTACCATCGATACGATAACGACCTCATGTTGCGTTGTTGGATGATGTGAATGTCGTAGGGCGTAATGTGCTATCGTGCGTGGAATGAATCATGCACGCG
It contains:
- the LOC119337194 gene encoding E3 ubiquitin-protein ligase ATL9-like — protein: MPLKLALTVVAPVGLTCCILKLAGVPWPIIIRIAGVLLAFLFIAALCQRAQARARSQRQLLQDPDAGQSSMAALPREPAVGLGRAALAGLPVYKYEKLRCGGGEGHECAVCLAEVKPKEVVKQLPACTHLFHDRCIDEWLWSHRTCPVCRSPVDASTVPAVEVAARAMQSV